Proteins encoded by one window of Arachis hypogaea cultivar Tifrunner chromosome 1, arahy.Tifrunner.gnm2.J5K5, whole genome shotgun sequence:
- the LOC140183610 gene encoding uncharacterized protein yields the protein MCGFRFFHTREDAYDHLLMKPFPPNYTFWLHHGERIIDERPSGREELDPTINSGDQMRDMIHDAFNLPGLQSGDDDSMHGHVGDIVDGLPYLSDEPSHEARAFQDLLNNGKQVLYPGCSRFSKLSFLVRLYHIKCMCGVSNKAFGLILELLGDAFEHAQILKTLHDAKRIIRKLGIEYKKIDACPNDCMLYQGPDHDLSRCKRCGASRWKQKTRKNSIVRINAVVKKNGKPQAAKVLRYFPLIPRLQRLFMSSKTAVDMLWHKRGTNSDGFLRHPRDGKGWKAFDMRYTDFSGDPRSVRLALASDGFNPYGNLSSKYSIWPVILIPYNLPPWICMKQTNFILSMIIPGKCLAMT from the coding sequence aTGTGTGGGTTCCGGTTTTTCCATACTAGAGAAGATGCATACGATCATCTTCTGATGAAACCATTTCCCCCCAACTATACCTTTTGGTTACATCACGGTGAGAGGATAATAGACGAGAGACCCAGCGGTAGGGAAGAACTAGATCCCACTATAAATTCAGGAGATCAAATGCGTGACATGATCCACGACGCATTCAATTTGCCGGGACTGCAGAGCGGGGATGACGATTCCATGCATGGGCATGTTGGAGACATTGTGGATGGGTTGCCGTACTTATCTGATGAACCTAGTCACGAGGCTCGTGCCTTTCAAGACTTGCTTAATAACGGCAAGCAGGTATTATATCCGGGATGTTCAAGATTCTCGAAGCTCTCTTTCCTGGTTAGGCTGTATCATATAAAGTGCATGTGCGGAGTGAGCAACAAGGCTTTTGGATTGATTCTAGAGCTATTGGGGGATGCATTTGAGCATGCACAGATTCTGAAGACCTTGCACGATGCCAAGAGGATCATAAGGAAGCTGGGTATAGAGTACAAGAAGATAGATGCATGTCCGAATGACTGCATGCTATACCAGGGTCCCGACCACGACCTGTCTAGATGCAAACGGTGTGGAGCATCCAGGTGGAAGCAGAAGACCAGGAAGAATTCAATAGTAAGGATCAACGCTGTTGTCAAGAAGAATGGTAAACCTCAGGCGGCGAAAGTTCTTCGTTATTTTCCTCTGATTCCACGGTTGCAGCGGTTATTCATGTCCAGCAAGACTGCTGTAGACATGTTGTGGCACAAGAGAGGCACCAATTCTGACGGTTTCTTGAGGCATCCCAGAGATGGCAAGGGTTGGAAAGCATTTGACATGAGATATACTGACTTTTCGGGCGATCCGCGCAGTGTTCGCTTAGCCTTGGCCAGTGATGGCTTCAATCCTTATGGAAACCTCAGTTCAAAGTACTCAATATGGCCAGTGATTCTTATCCCATATAACTTACCTCCCTGGATTTGCATGAAACAAACCAACTTCATACTCTCTATGATTATTCCCGGAAAATGCCTGGCAATGACATAG